The segment TTCTGTATCTCCCAGGGGAACGATCAAGAGGGCGTCTGGAGTATCAATAACCACCAGATCATTAACACCCAACAGGGCAACCGTCCGACCCTCGGCATACACCAGATTATTTCTGGCGTTATGGTAGATCACATCGCCCCTGGTAACATTACCATCCTCATCCTTGGTTCTCATCTCATGGACGGCATCCCAGGATCCTACATCATTCCAGGCAAAATCTACTTTTATCACAAAAACATTCTTGGCTTTCTCCATGACACCGTAGTCAATGGATATGCTCCTCAATGTCGCCCATTCTACTGTAAGTACAGAATCCCAAACCGGTTTCCCAATGGCTCCCCGGATATTGTCCAGACTATCCCAGATCTCCGGTAAAAACTCCTGAAAACTATTCAGGATAACATCGACCTGCCAGACAAACATCCCGCTGTTCCATAGAAAGTCGCCACTATTCAAAAAGAGTTGGGCAGTTTCAAAATCTGGCTTTTCGGCAAAAGCTTTCACTGCAAATATTTGTTCCTGGGGGTTGGTACGCTCATGAAATTGGATATACCCGTAACCTGTGGCCGGAC is part of the Candidatus Neomarinimicrobiota bacterium genome and harbors:
- a CDS encoding mannose-1-phosphate guanylyltransferase yields the protein MSFFAVIMAGGVGKRFWPQSRRTTPKQLLNIAGEKSMLRMTVERLKQVAETDHILIITNSDQEAGIRSEIPELPEENILIEPDGKNTAPCIGLAAIIIQERDNNAVMGVFPADHYIQDVNAFTKYLHQGIQTAQDMKGLVTFGMIPTRPATGYGYIQFHERTNPQEQIFAVKAFAEKPDFETAQLFLNSGDFLWNSGMFVWQVDVILNSFQEFLPEIWDSLDNIRGAIGKPVWDSVLTVEWATLRSISIDYGVMEKAKNVFVIKVDFAWNDVGSWDAVHEMRTKDEDGNVTRGDVIYHNARNNLVYAEGRTVALLGVNDLVVIDTPDALLIVPLGDTERVKELVDNFEKEKRDSLL